Sequence from the Actinomyces slackii genome:
AAGGTCCGCAGGTGCCGACACAGCTCGGCAACCGTGGTGGCCGTGACAAGGGCGTTGAATCGGGATCGTGCGGAGGGATTCTCCTGGTCTGGAGGTCCGATCAGGTCTCGTGCCGCATGACCAAGGCCCATCCCACGGCGGAACATCCCCGTGGTGCGGGATTGCTGGTGAACGGCATACAAGGTCATGGCGGTATGGACGGCAACCTCCTCCCAGGTGGGCTCGTCGCCGGCAAAGTCTGGCACCTTCACCTGGGTGAGCGTCCACACTTCCGCGATCTCACCGGGAGCCTTGCTGGATGCGCGGCGGAGCGCGGCAACATCAGCGCGGCCCGAGGACTCGTCCCTCAAGTAGCGAGCCTGAATTCCGCGCGGGCCATCAATCTGCTCGGCGACGAAGCTCCCGACCGAACCAAGGGCACGAGCGCGGTGCTTCCCCGGTGGGGCGGCCCCCGCCATCTCCTCAGGGGTACTGGTGGCTAGCGCTGTCATGCGGGTGTCCCTTCTGTGCGGTGGTCGGATGATGCGGAGCTGGGCGGTCGGGGAAGGACCTTGGTGAGCGCCAGTCGGAAGAAGAGCAGGGCGCGGCTGACGTCCATGCGCCCGTTTCCCTCACCTCGACCGGCAAACGCGGTCTCCGGAACCGTGTTGGCGAGAGCGTTCTGCTGACGAAGCGCCTCGCGACGCAGGTAGTCACGCCACTCCTCGCGAGATCGGTTCGGGTCCCTCTCGTCAAGCAGGGCGAGCCAGCGGGGGAACTCCTCGTCGATGACCTGGTAGAAGGCAGCACGCGCACGATCCCCTGCCGCAGATGCCGTGTCCGGACTTCCGCCGCTGGCGAGGTCAAGGTTGGAGGCGAGTCGACGAAGGGCGTAAGCCACCTGCTCCGTCTCCTCCATGGCGTCGCGGACAATGACGGCCAGACGGCGGCTCTCCTGCGAGTCGGGATCGAGCAGCGCTGCAGGAAGGCTGAGAGCATCGTCGACCAGCTCAGTGACGACAGCCTCCTGCGCCCCGTAGGTGATACCAACAGCATGCAACGGGATCAAGCCCGAGTTGGGCGTGATCCTCCGGCGCATGAGTTCCTGGTAGAAAACCACGACTCCGGGGGAGCGGTAGCGAGTGACCTCCTTGCCCTTGACTGACACGGTGGGGCTGAGCTGAGATACGAGGGAGGGAAGACCTCGCCAGAAGGCTTGATCAGTTGGGTGCTTTCTCGGCATGAAGACGGTTGCCCTGAACTTCTTCGTCTGCGGATCAGAGTAGCGCCATGCCGTCATGGGTTCCGACGAGTAGCGGTTCTGCGGCGTCGCCTTGTCACCGTTGCCGAGGAAGAGGCCTGTGACGAAGGTGTCGTCGCCATGAAGAAGCACTCTTCTGGTCTGCCAGGTGTAGCAGGTGACTGGGCCGTTCAGGGGGAGGTCTGCGGTGCCGGCCGGCCCGTCCTGATCCCGCTCCCAGGGCGGTAGGTCGGCGTCGGGGTCAACGTCCTCAAGATCAGGAACGAGTTCCGTCGCGGTCGTGTTGAGCAGGAGCGTTCTGGCGAGGTTGCTGCCTTCGAGGTGGATCCCACCGATCTGCCCGGTCCATCCTGGCCCGATGGGATATCCCTTTCCGCCCTTGACCTGTGGGTCGCCGACGGCACCCGACCTGATCCCGGATGGATCGAAAGCATGGACATGGATGAGCCAGCGGGCGGCCTCCGCCCACGTCATCCGATCCAAGCCCTCGGAGATGCGAGTGGTGAAGAACGGGTGACCGTTAGGAACATCAACGACCAGTGATTCCAGCCCAGAGGTCTTGCCCGAGGCAGCATGGATCCCGGCCACTTGGAAGAAGGGATGAGTCGGGTGACGCAGGTCGAAGCGGTCTCGATACCGCATGAGGTAGCTCGCTGCCGCCTCGCCAAGAGTGGAGGGGTCATCCCAGTGCTCTATCCACGCATCGAGGTCGGCAGGCCCTTCCATGGCGCGGTGGCAGATGGCGAGCAGAAGCCGCAGGATCGCGAAATCCTGGGAGGCGATCTCGCCATGAACACCCGCGATGGTCTCCGCTTCTGCGAACACGGTGAGCAGTGAGACCTCATCCTGAGTGCCGTTTATCCGGACGACCTTGATCCAAGGCTCGTCCAGGAGGTTGAAGGTCGATGTCATGGGCGGATCTCCTTGAGTCCAGTTGATGAGTCGTACTCCAGTAGTGTTCCGGCGAGCTCGGTGCGCCCGTCGACGAGGGGGAGGACCAGTTGCCCCCTCAGATCACGATCATCCTGCCAAGGGGGTACGACATGAATCTCGAGCTCAGCGATCGCCCGATCAAAGCTCGCCCCTCGTGTCACGCCGGCGGGAAGCCGGACCGTCGACATGACCATGGCACGCACAACATCGCGGTCAGGCTTCCTGTCGGTGGGGATGATCACCCCTGGCGCCTCGGCCGCGGTCGGGAGTGTGCGGAGTTCCTCCTGGCCGCCCAGGCGGTGAAGGTCGACCAGGATGACCTCCAGGGAGTCCTCGCCATCGCGAACCTGGGCGCGCCCCTTCTCCTCATTGTCACTGGCAGCGGTGTGCAACCAGCCAACCAGGTCCGCCCTCCTGCCTGAGGGTTTGGGCTCACCGAGGAGGAACCCCTTGGCTGCGTCGTGCTTGGCTGCGAGTTCCCGTGCTGCAGCCTCTCGGGCGGTGACGACGGCCTCCTGCCACGCGGGTGGTATGGAGACTTCCAGCCCATAGACGGCCTCGATGAGATCGTGGATATCATCAGGAGTAGTGATAGTGCCGGTTCCGTCCAGGATGGCGTTCAGCGCGGCCGCCGTGAGAAGCATGTCCTGTTCGCCGTAGATGGCCTTCGCGCCGGGTTCGATTCGCGGCGCTGGATTCCCCGTGTTCGGCAGCCAGTCGATGTAGCAAGTGGCTGTGCTCAACCGCTGTGGACGCAAACGATCATGACGATGGAGGCGCCCCATGCGCTGGAGGATGAGATCGATGGGGGCGAGATCGGTGATGAGGAGGTCGAAGTCAACATCCAGGGATTGCTCCACCACCTGCGTGGCCACGACAATCGACCGGTAAGGCCTCTCGGGGTGAGAGCGCGGTGGACCAAAACGGCGGAGCAGATCGGCGTCCTTGGCCATCCGGTCGCCGATGGTGAAACGGGCGTGGTGGAGACTCACCTCCTCGCCGAAGGCCTCGCGGAGATGCTCGTATGTCTCCTGTGCACGCCGGACCGTATTGCGCACGATGAGCGCACAGCCGCCGTCGGCCAGGGCGTCGTTCAAAAGGAGGGGCAGGTCCAGTTCCCTGGTGAGGCGCTTGAGGCGCACCGTGCTGCGGCGGCCGGAGGCATTCGTGGGCATGACCTGGACCTCGGATGTTCCAGCAGTGACGAGACAGGGGAAGGGTGTGCTGATCGGCTTGGGCTGGGGCGTCCTCGGCGGCTTCCTCCCCGCCGAGAGCTCGAGGCCACGCTGATAGGCGTCCACCATGGCAGCGCATCGTGCCTCGGAGAGCGTGGCTGACAGGAGCACCACGGGCACCCCGTATGCGGCCAGCCACGTCAGCGCACGGTCTAGGTAGGTGTTCATGTACGTGGAGTAGGAGTGGACCTCGTCGACGATGACGACCTTGCGGGACAGGCCGAGGTGCCTGAGGGCGAGATGCGGTGCGCGCATCGCACCGAAGAGCAGATGGTCCACCGTGGTGACGACGAAGTCTGAGAGCATGGACTTCTTCCTGCCCGCGAACCAGGCGAGGATGGCGAGATCCGCGCGCTGGCGTCCCGGGACTCCTGCATCCCCATGAGAAAGACGCGCGGCGTCCTCGTCACGGCCGATGTCCCGCGGTTGAGGGGAACCGTGATCCGGAGCGTCGCCGCCGAGCCCGCCAAGGAGACGGTCGTGAATCTGCCACCCTGCGCGGCGCAGAGCCCCCGCTTGCCGATTGAGGCGAGCCCGTCCGTGCTGGAGACTGACAGCGAACGTGGAGGGCGCCCCGTCTGCGGCATACGCGTCCTCAATGCGCTCCAGCCAGTCGAGTTCGCGCGCGAACATGGCGTCCGTCGTCGCCTGGGTGGGAAGAGCGAAGAGGGCTCCGGAGCGGCCAGTACGAGCCGCGAGGATCTCGACCGCTAACTTGGCGGCCTCAGTCTTGCCGCCACCGGTGGACTCCTGAATGATGAGTATCCCAGGGAGGGGCATCGAGCGAGCGGCATCGACAGCGCGTTCTTGGACATCGGTGGCCTTGGCTCCCGGCGGCAGGCTGAAGCGCGAGGCGAGGAGAGTGTCGGCGGTCTCACCGTCATCGCGTGGCCGCCACGGGGTGGGGATCTCCAGGCGGGCGATCCCTCGGGCGGCGCGACCTGAGTGCGCTGTCGGCAGGAAGTGCTCCAGGCCCAGGTCATCCAGGTGCATGAGCGGGAAGTAGTCCTCGCAGGAGGCGATCCAGTCAGTCACGATGACCAGGCCGGAGAGCTCGACGAGGAAGGTCTGCGACCACCTCCGCTGTGCCCAATGCGCCAGGAGAGGGCCTGCTCCGGTGCGCTCAGTCGCCAGGTCCAACAACTCGCGTTGAACTTGGCTCCAGCGCTCGCCACCCAGAAGGGGCTGACGGGCCTTGAGATCGTTCAAGGCGGAGGATGTTGCCGGGATGCCATGATGAGCCCCGACGATCGACGCCAGCGCCTGGGCTGAATCGACGTTCCAGTCCAGATCCTCCACGAGCCAGGACTCCACGATGTGGTGGCCGGCCAGGGCATGCGGGACCTTGCGCCGTTCCATGGGGTCAATGGCTTCGTGGCTCAGGCCTGCCTCTGTCATGCGGTCATCGAGACCTCCGACCTGCATGGAGAATGCGGGCGTGCACTTGCCGATATCGTGGATGCCTGCGAGCCAGGAGGCGAGGAGGCAGAACTCGTCGGCGGGTGAGAGGGTGGACTGGGAGCCGGAGAACTCCCGCTCCAACAGGTCGGCGATCGCAGGAGCGATCCAGGTACGGGCCAGGTGCTCCGCCACTGCAGCAGCATCGAGCAGGTGCAGCCACAGAGGCAGCCATCGCTGGCGTTCCGGGTCATAGCCGGACTTCGCCCACACGCGCTGGGCGGCAATGGACAGGCTCATGGGGCTCCCTCCTTGGAGACAGACAAAGATTAGGTCAGGGCACCGACACAAATGACTGCTTCGTCGTGGCGCCGAGCCACCGTGATCGAACCGTTGTGCGTCAGCGGAGAAGGCCTCGGCGTCGGCCGCGCAAGCGCGCCGTGAGTGTCGGGTACACGCAGCAGCAGCGGTCCGCTCAGCAGAGCACCGACGAACTGGAACCTTCCCTCAACCCCGCGACGCCCTTGCCCGCCTCGCGGCCTTCACCGCCTCCGGCAGAACCCGCAGGAAGCGCTCCACGTCCTGGGGCGTCGTCGTGGGCCCCAGGGAGCAGCGCAGGGTGGCCCGGGCGGCCTCCTCATCCAGGCCCATGGCCAGGGCCACATGACTGGGGCGGGCCACCCCCGCATGGCAGGCAGAGCCCGCCGAGGCATCCACTCCCGCCAGATCCAGCGCCATGAGCAGCGCCTCGGCATCCACGCCCTCGAACCACAGGTGAGCCGTGGAGGGCAGGCAGACAGCGTCGTCGGGCAGAGTTGCATGCGCACCCTCCACGGCGCAGGCCCCCTCCAGGA
This genomic interval carries:
- the casB gene encoding type I-E CRISPR-associated protein Cse2/CasB, whose protein sequence is MTALATSTPEEMAGAAPPGKHRARALGSVGSFVAEQIDGPRGIQARYLRDESSGRADVAALRRASSKAPGEIAEVWTLTQVKVPDFAGDEPTWEEVAVHTAMTLYAVHQQSRTTGMFRRGMGLGHAARDLIGPPDQENPSARSRFNALVTATTVAELCRHLRTFVSLLRAHEIPLDHAMLADDVVGFQRPGGARKVRLTWSRQYSRSHSAELASHEAASDGDHSTSTSSTTQSEN
- the casA gene encoding type I-E CRISPR-associated protein Cse1/CasA encodes the protein MTSTFNLLDEPWIKVVRINGTQDEVSLLTVFAEAETIAGVHGEIASQDFAILRLLLAICHRAMEGPADLDAWIEHWDDPSTLGEAAASYLMRYRDRFDLRHPTHPFFQVAGIHAASGKTSGLESLVVDVPNGHPFFTTRISEGLDRMTWAEAARWLIHVHAFDPSGIRSGAVGDPQVKGGKGYPIGPGWTGQIGGIHLEGSNLARTLLLNTTATELVPDLEDVDPDADLPPWERDQDGPAGTADLPLNGPVTCYTWQTRRVLLHGDDTFVTGLFLGNGDKATPQNRYSSEPMTAWRYSDPQTKKFRATVFMPRKHPTDQAFWRGLPSLVSQLSPTVSVKGKEVTRYRSPGVVVFYQELMRRRITPNSGLIPLHAVGITYGAQEAVVTELVDDALSLPAALLDPDSQESRRLAVIVRDAMEETEQVAYALRRLASNLDLASGGSPDTASAAGDRARAAFYQVIDEEFPRWLALLDERDPNRSREEWRDYLRREALRQQNALANTVPETAFAGRGEGNGRMDVSRALLFFRLALTKVLPRPPSSASSDHRTEGTPA
- a CDS encoding CRISPR-associated helicase/endonuclease Cas3 is translated as MSLSIAAQRVWAKSGYDPERQRWLPLWLHLLDAAAVAEHLARTWIAPAIADLLEREFSGSQSTLSPADEFCLLASWLAGIHDIGKCTPAFSMQVGGLDDRMTEAGLSHEAIDPMERRKVPHALAGHHIVESWLVEDLDWNVDSAQALASIVGAHHGIPATSSALNDLKARQPLLGGERWSQVQRELLDLATERTGAGPLLAHWAQRRWSQTFLVELSGLVIVTDWIASCEDYFPLMHLDDLGLEHFLPTAHSGRAARGIARLEIPTPWRPRDDGETADTLLASRFSLPPGAKATDVQERAVDAARSMPLPGILIIQESTGGGKTEAAKLAVEILAARTGRSGALFALPTQATTDAMFARELDWLERIEDAYAADGAPSTFAVSLQHGRARLNRQAGALRRAGWQIHDRLLGGLGGDAPDHGSPQPRDIGRDEDAARLSHGDAGVPGRQRADLAILAWFAGRKKSMLSDFVVTTVDHLLFGAMRAPHLALRHLGLSRKVVIVDEVHSYSTYMNTYLDRALTWLAAYGVPVVLLSATLSEARCAAMVDAYQRGLELSAGRKPPRTPQPKPISTPFPCLVTAGTSEVQVMPTNASGRRSTVRLKRLTRELDLPLLLNDALADGGCALIVRNTVRRAQETYEHLREAFGEEVSLHHARFTIGDRMAKDADLLRRFGPPRSHPERPYRSIVVATQVVEQSLDVDFDLLITDLAPIDLILQRMGRLHRHDRLRPQRLSTATCYIDWLPNTGNPAPRIEPGAKAIYGEQDMLLTAAALNAILDGTGTITTPDDIHDLIEAVYGLEVSIPPAWQEAVVTAREAAARELAAKHDAAKGFLLGEPKPSGRRADLVGWLHTAASDNEEKGRAQVRDGEDSLEVILVDLHRLGGQEELRTLPTAAEAPGVIIPTDRKPDRDVVRAMVMSTVRLPAGVTRGASFDRAIAELEIHVVPPWQDDRDLRGQLVLPLVDGRTELAGTLLEYDSSTGLKEIRP